A region of Lycium barbarum isolate Lr01 chromosome 3, ASM1917538v2, whole genome shotgun sequence DNA encodes the following proteins:
- the LOC132632349 gene encoding uncharacterized protein LOC132632349 has product MSGNPIWILQQKLKNVAKKLSRWSREEIGDINDQVEMWEARMQYLEDQDVIHRSENNRQEVNKGHAEYIYWLSRQESLLKQKAKLKWYEEGDTNSKYFHSVIRDRRRRLGITTIKNNRGNWITCNEKIAKSAIKHYEHLFNMNPRPVDPNILECIPSIINHEDKLSITKCPQEEEIKDAIFDMSGDSAAGPDGFSGHGVEIHWIACAVKMLNQRPLSTSS; this is encoded by the exons ATGAGTGGCAATCCAATATGGATTCTTCAGCAGAAACTGAAAAATGTGGCTAAAAAGCTATCTAGATGGTCTAGAGAAGAGATAGGAGATATTAATGATCAGGTGGAAATGTGGGAAGCTAGAATGCAATATTTGGAAGATCAGGATGTGATTCATAGATCTGAAAACAATAGACAAGAAGTAAACAAGGGACATGCTGAATATATTTACTGGCTGAGCAGACAGGAGTCTCTTTTGAAACAGAAGGCCAAACTCAAATGGTATGAAGAAGGTGACACTAACAGCAAGTATTTTCACTCAGTAATCAGGGACAGAAGAAGAAGGCTAGGCATCACTACTATCAAGAACAATAGGGGAAATTGGATAACTTGTAATGAAAAAATAGCCAAGTCTGCTATCaaacattatgagcatttattCAATATGAACCCAAGACCAGTTGATCCCAACATATTGGAATGCATCCCAAGCATCATCAACCATGAGGATAAGCTCAGTATCACCAAATGCCCCCAAGAGGAAGAAATCAAAGATGCAATTTTTGACATGAGTGGTGACAGTGCTGCAGGACCTGATGGATTTTCAG GTCATGGAGTAGAAATCCATTGGATTGCTTGTGCTGTGAAAATGCTCAACCAGAGACCATTAAGCACCTCTTCATAG
- the LOC132631309 gene encoding F-box protein At1g20360-like produces the protein MELNEDLIMDIIISRLPLKLAVQCKVLSKSFNNKLCEPSVTQSFASRWFQDQNISKLVIYSSPSPPSQSWYKISNYFRKVSSNNPSHPRGEISTTSRLNVSLLASCKGLLLLEYHQFKTFCIFNPITGVHQLIPYPKPRIYFSTRCGGAGLAVDHPTSSRYKLVIVEILNNYQGYKFRVFSSEEGGVMWHEFQLRMEFCSPLDCQQPSYVHDCLHWLTSNGDILAFDTKSSTGDATIIKHPEVYKLFKDPMYGVLSLTYDAMLGLARGVLTVVCAFEKFIVVFGYDYVSRNWTVSYTIFSSALKYLGGPGLPICFGWEKLLFLRRHRYLYEIDSEMKTYKKVGEVLGTDGAIFFPFEPTLARVPKTVLPPYTVHSKHFPFINATLGELRCLIANRPLSVSQKPP, from the coding sequence ATGGAATTGAATGAAGATTTAATTATGGATATCATCATCTCCCGCTTGCCATTGAAGCTTGCAGTTCAATGTAAAGTTCTAAGCAAGAGTTTTAATAATAAACTTTGCGAACCAAGCGTTACTCAAAGTTTTGCTTCACGATGGTTTCAAGATCAAAATATTTCTAAACTAGTCATCTACTCATCACCATCACCACCTTCACAGtcatggtacaaaatatcaaacTATTTCCGTAAAGTCTCGTCCAACAACCCTAGCCACCCACGAGGTGAAATATCCACGACTTCGCGCCTTAACGTTTCACTTTTGGCCTCTTGCAAGGGTCTCCTCCTCCTTGAATATCACCAGTTTAAGACCTTCTGTATTTTCAATCCTATAACGGGAGTGCACCAATTGATACCTTACCCTAAGCCTAGAATTTATTTTTCTACTAGGTGTGGTGGCGCAGGATTAGCTGTTGATCATCCAACTTCAAGTCGATATAAATTGGTAATCGTTGAGATATTGAATAATTATCAGGGTTATAAATTTCGCGTATTTTCATCAGAAGAAGGTGGAGTAATGTGGCATGAATTCCAATTGAGAATGGAGTTTTGCAGTCCCTTAGACTGCCAACAACCTAGTTACGTGCACGATTGCTTGCATTGGCTCACAAGTAACGGCGATATTCTTGCTTTTGATACAAAGAGTAGTACTGGAGACGCTACAATTATTAAGCACCCCGAGGTCTATAAGCTTTTCAAGGATCCGATGTACGGCGTACTTTCTCTTACGTACGATGCAATGCTGGGGTTGGCGCGAGGTGTACTTACCGTCGTTTGTGCCTTCGAAAAATTCATAGTCGTTTTTGGTTATGACTATGTAAGCCGTAATTGGACAGTTTCATACACTATTTTCAGCTCGGCTCTGAAATACCTTGGTGGTCCTGGTTTACCAATATGTTTTGGCTGGGAAAAGTTGCTTTTTCTACGAAGACACAGATATCTGTATGAGATTGATTCGGAGATGAAGACTTATAAAAAAGTAGGTGAAGTTTTGGGTACTGATGGGGCTATCTTCTTCCCCTTCGAACCAACATTAGCCCGTGTCCCTAAGACAGTGCTGCCCCCTTACACTGTCCACTCTAAACATTTCCCATTCATTAATGCAACATTAGGTGAGCTCAGATGtcttattgctaatagacctctGAGTGTGTCACAGAAACCCCCGTAA
- the LOC132634136 gene encoding type IV inositol polyphosphate 5-phosphatase 9-like, giving the protein MWLTLAANKILEDRLNDEDHSIADSETTSAEIQNFTLFVSSWNVGGITPPTNLNMEDLLDTRNNMADIYVLGFQEIVPLNAGNIIVQENTSISMQWNSLIRASLNMTDAINQRAEVGENQKVYPLKREGSTTSNSPQFECIISKQMVGIFITIWARTNLLPYISHTSVSSVGCGIFGRLGNKGSVSVRFCLHETSFCFVCSHLASGGNEGDNRERNSNVSQILSRTLFSAVPFYCLPTKILQHDRVIWLGDLNYRIDLPEHTTRSLVNDQQWSTLLHNDQLKAELREGCTFEGWNEEEIEFAPTYKYNQDSDDYYGCNNQKEKKGKTRVPAWCDRIIWFGKGLNQRQYSRGECKLSDHRPVRAIFTAEVKLQCQSTENFVKMF; this is encoded by the exons ATGTGGCTTACTTTAGCAGCTAACAAGATCCTAGAAGACAGACTGAACGATGAAGATCACTCAATAGCTGATTCTGAAACTACCTCAGCTGAAATTCAAAATTTCAC ATTATTTGTTAGCTCATGGAATGTTGGAGGCATCACACCACCTACCAATTTAAACATGGAGGACTTGCTTGACACTCGAAACAATATGGCTGACATTTATGTTCTCGG GTTTCAAGAAATTGTACCTCTGAATGCCGGAAACATCATAGTGCAAGAGAATACAAGCATATCCATGCAATGGAATTCTCTTATTAGAGCATCCCTCAACATGACTGATGCTATCAATCAAAGGGCTGAGGTTGGAGAAAATCAAAAGGTTTACCCACTAAAGAGAGAGGGTTCAACAACTAGTAATTCACCACAGTTTGAATGCATAATTAGCAAGCAAATGGTTGGAATTTTTATTACCATATGGGCAAGGACTAATTTGCTTCCCTATATCAGCCATACAAGTGTCTCCTCTGTAGGCTGTGGTATCTTCGGCCGCCTTGGCAACaag GGTTCAGTTTCGGTTAGATTTTGCTTGCATGAGACAAGCTTCTGCTTTGTGTGTAGTCACTTGGCTTCTGGTGGAAATGAAGGAGACAACAGAGAGCGAAATTCAAATGTCTCCCAAATACTATCACGCACGCTATTTTCCGCTGTTCCTTTTTACTGTTTGCCGACAAAGATTTTACAACATGA CAGGGTAATTTGGCTTGGCGACTTGAATTACAGGATTGACTTACCAGAACACACAACTAGATCTTTGGTCAATGACCAGCAATGGAGCACGTTATTACATAACGATCAG TTGAAGGCAGAGCTAAGAGAAGGCTGTACCTTTGAGGGATGGAATGAGGAAGAAATCGAGTTTGCACCGACATATAAATATAACCAAGATTCTGACGATTATTATGGCTGCAATAATCAGAAAGAGAAAAAGGGAAAGACCCGAGTTCCTGCTTG GTGTGATAGGATTATATGGTTCGGGAAGGGATTGAATCAAAGGCAGTATAGTCGAGGTGAGTGTAAACTATCGGATCACAGACCAGTACGAGCAATTTTCACAGCAGAGGTCAAGCTTCAATGTCAATCGACTGAAAATTTTGTCAAAATGTTTTGA